In Candidatus Tanganyikabacteria bacterium, one genomic interval encodes:
- a CDS encoding ATP-grasp domain-containing protein yields MRILLVSGAVMGRPFIKFAHEQGHQLLVLTHEKMLDGAWPRDHVEEVVATASWKRKDIRNTVSFLAQRRKIDRVIAVSDWDVETVCMLREHMRIPGMGETTMRYFRDKLAMRMKAKEGGVRVPDFVRILNHEEVYEFMQRVPPPWIIKPRSAAASVGVKKLRDDQEVWKKILELGDEQSDYLLEQYIPGEVYHVDSIVWDRKVRFRGIAKYGKSMLDLNVSGGVYSSRLLPRTHPDWQALYDFNDKLVETLGLVRGPTHAEYIKGEDGQFYFLECGARVGSAKIADVLWHGTDVCLWHEWVKTETQDKYKVPKFREEYAASIMCLSRHEWPDMSAFADPEVKWVQKKAHHAGIILASPDPDRVAQLEQDYRERFARDFMAHVPTADHRN; encoded by the coding sequence ATGCGTATCCTGCTGGTTTCCGGAGCCGTCATGGGACGGCCGTTCATCAAGTTCGCCCACGAACAGGGCCACCAACTGCTCGTGCTCACTCACGAGAAGATGCTGGACGGAGCGTGGCCGCGCGACCACGTCGAGGAGGTCGTGGCAACCGCGAGCTGGAAGCGGAAGGACATCCGCAACACCGTGTCCTTCCTCGCCCAGCGCCGGAAGATAGACCGGGTGATCGCGGTGAGCGACTGGGACGTCGAGACCGTGTGCATGCTGCGCGAGCACATGCGCATCCCGGGCATGGGCGAGACCACCATGCGCTACTTCCGGGACAAGCTGGCGATGCGCATGAAGGCCAAGGAAGGCGGCGTGCGGGTCCCCGACTTCGTGCGCATCCTCAACCACGAAGAAGTGTACGAGTTCATGCAGCGCGTCCCGCCGCCATGGATCATCAAGCCGCGCTCGGCCGCCGCGTCGGTGGGCGTCAAGAAGCTGCGGGACGACCAGGAAGTCTGGAAGAAGATACTCGAACTGGGCGACGAGCAGTCCGATTACCTGCTCGAGCAGTACATCCCGGGCGAGGTCTACCACGTGGACTCCATCGTGTGGGATCGCAAGGTACGGTTCCGCGGCATCGCCAAGTACGGCAAGTCGATGCTCGACCTCAACGTCAGCGGCGGCGTGTACTCCAGCCGCCTCCTCCCGCGCACCCATCCCGACTGGCAAGCGCTCTACGACTTCAACGACAAGCTGGTCGAGACCCTCGGCCTGGTGCGCGGCCCGACGCACGCCGAGTACATCAAGGGCGAGGACGGGCAGTTCTACTTCCTCGAGTGCGGCGCCCGCGTGGGGTCGGCCAAGATCGCCGATGTGCTGTGGCACGGCACCGACGTTTGTCTCTGGCACGAGTGGGTGAAGACCGAGACGCAGGACAAGTACAAGGTGCCGAAGTTCAGGGAAGAGTACGCCGCCTCGATCATGTGCCTGTCACGCCACGAGTGGCCGGACATGTCGGCCTTCGCCGATCCAGAGGTCAAGTGGGTGCAGAAGAAGGCCCACCACGCCGGGATCATCCTGGCCTCGCCCGATCCCGACCGGGTGGCGCAACTCGAGCAGGACTACCGGGAGCGCTTCGCCCGGGACTTCATGGCGCACGTGCCGACGGCCGACCACAGGAACTGA
- a CDS encoding EthD family reductase, with protein sequence MVRVTVAYPAKEGATFDHDYYATKHMPLCAEKYAPYLKKMQAFKGVAGPAGSPAPFLATCHFWFDSMGDMGKALANSEAIMADIPNYTSVQPRVVIEEALPLAVTVG encoded by the coding sequence ATGGTCCGCGTCACCGTCGCCTATCCCGCAAAGGAAGGCGCCACCTTCGATCACGACTACTACGCGACGAAGCACATGCCGCTGTGCGCCGAGAAGTACGCGCCCTATCTCAAGAAGATGCAGGCATTCAAGGGCGTAGCCGGGCCGGCGGGTTCGCCCGCGCCCTTCCTGGCGACCTGCCACTTCTGGTTCGACTCCATGGGCGACATGGGCAAGGCCCTGGCCAACTCGGAGGCCATCATGGCCGATATCCCCAACTACACAAGCGTGCAGCCGCGCGTCGTGATCGAGGAGGCCCTGCCCCTGGCCGTGACCGTTGGGTAG
- a CDS encoding DUF1579 family protein: MQTTSYPTRQHERLAALIGTWEGPIKTWFDPDSPVRENRYKATIRAVAGGHAFLQEYESSLDGEAFSGVTLYAYDDGRKKIVVDWVDSFHSIAPMHSEGDVKREAVVDVLGSYTAGDQTWGWRTVLQHPTPESLIYRAYNVLPDGQEYLGIEATLSRAV; encoded by the coding sequence ATGCAAACGACCAGCTACCCGACCCGCCAGCACGAGCGGCTCGCCGCATTGATCGGCACCTGGGAAGGCCCGATCAAGACGTGGTTCGACCCGGACTCCCCGGTCCGGGAAAATCGGTACAAAGCCACAATCCGCGCGGTGGCCGGCGGCCACGCCTTCCTGCAGGAGTACGAGAGCAGCCTGGATGGCGAGGCATTCTCGGGCGTGACGCTCTACGCCTACGACGACGGCCGCAAGAAGATCGTGGTGGACTGGGTCGACAGCTTCCACAGCATCGCCCCCATGCACAGCGAGGGCGACGTCAAGCGCGAAGCGGTCGTGGACGTGCTCGGCAGCTACACGGCCGGCGACCAGACCTGGGGGTGGCGCACGGTGCTCCAGCACCCCACCCCCGAAAGCCTGATCTACCGGGCGTACAATGTCCTCCCCGACGGCCAGGAGTACCTCGGCATCGAGGCGACCCTCTCGCGGGCTGTCTAG